From a single Pseudophryne corroboree isolate aPseCor3 chromosome 6, aPseCor3.hap2, whole genome shotgun sequence genomic region:
- the LOC134934297 gene encoding oocyte zinc finger protein XlCOF7.1-like, with translation MSLKGEKPHLCSECDKRFTYKSHLLIHQRIHTGEKLFECYECSKCYFKKSHLVAHQRSHTGERPFTCSECSKCFRDKKQLVIHQRSHTGEKPFTCSECSKCFSCKTSLIRHHWSHTGEKPFTCSECSKCFSCKSHLVRHQRSHTGEKPFTCSECNKCFSYKSQLVIHQMIHTGEKPFTCSECSKWFSCKSHLVTHQMIHTGEKPFTCSECSKCFSCKSQLVAHQMIHTGDTPFTCSECSKCFSCKSQLVTHQMIHTGEKPFTCSECSMCFSCKSHLVRHQRIHTGEKPFTCSECSKCFSCKSQLVTHQMIHTGEKSFTCSECSKCFSCKSHLVRHQRIHTGEKPFTCSECSKCFSCKTHLVTHQMIHTGEKPFTCSECSKCFSCKSQLVKHQMIHTGETPFTCSECSKCFSCKSQLVTHQMIHTGEKPFTCSECSKCFSCRSHLVTHQRSHTGEKPFKCFDCSKSFANKKTLINHMKSHSEGLNVACVS, from the coding sequence ATGAGTCTCAaaggagagaaaccacatctgtgctctgagtgtgacaaacgctttacatataaatcacatcttctcatacatcagaggattcacacaggagagaaactatTTGAATGTTATGAATGCAGCAAATGTTATTTCAAGAAGTCACATCTTGtagcacatcagaggagtcacacaggagagagaccatttacatgctctgaatgcagcaaatgttttcgCGATAAGAAACAACTTgtcatacatcagaggagtcacacaggagaaaaaccatttacatgttctgagtgcagcAAATGTTTTTCCTGCAAGACAAGTCTTATTAGACATCactggagtcacacaggagagaaaccatttacatgttctgagtgcagcaagtgtttttcctgcaagtcacatcttgttagacatcagaggagtcacacgggagagaaaccatttacatgttctgagtgcaaCAAGTGTTTTTCCTACAAGtcacagcttgttatacatcagatgattcacacaggagagaaaccatttacatgttctgagtgcagcAAGTGGTTTTCCTGcaagtcacatcttgttacacatcagatgattcacacaggagagaaaccatttacatgttctgagtgcagcaagtgtttttcctgcaaatcacagcttgttgcacatcagatgattcacacaggggacacaccatttacatgttctgagtgcagcaagtgtttttcctgcAAGTCACAGCTTGTTACACATCagatgattcacacaggagagaaaccatttacatgttctgagtgcagcATGTGTTTTTCCTGCAAGTCACATCTTGTCAGACATCAGcgaattcacacaggagagaaaccatttacatgttctgagtgcagcaagtgtttttcctgcAAGTCACAGCTTGTTACACATCagatgattcacacaggagagaaatcattcacatgttctgagtgcagcaagtgtttttcctgcaagtcacatcttgttagacatcagagaattcacacaggagagaaaccatttacatgttctgagtgcagcaagtgtttttcctgcaagacacatcttgttacacatcagatgattcacacaggagagaaaccatttacatgttctgagtgcagcaagtgtttttcctgcAAGTCACAGCTTGTTAAACATCAGATGATTCACACAGGGGAgacaccatttacatgttctgagtgcagcaagtgtttttcctgcAAGTCACAGCTTGTTACACATCagatgattcacacaggagagaaaccatttacatgttctgagtgcagTAAGTGTTTTTCCTGCaggtcacatcttgttacacatcagaggagtcacacaggagagaagccatttaaaTGCTTTGACTGTAGCAAGAGTTttgctaacaagaaaacactaaTTAATCACATGAAGAGTCACTCTGAGGGCCTGAATGTAGCATGTGTTTCTTAA